The segment ccaaggcaactcttctaaaggacaacatttcattggggctggcttacaggttcagaggttcagtccattatcatcaaggtgggaacatggcagcatccaggcaggtgccgtcttcatctgaaggctgctggcagaatactgacttccaggcagctaggacaagagtctttttttttcccttaggaAAACACTTTGCAGTCCgggtcctttctttcctttgtgtccATTAGGCCATGAGTCCGTATGGactgggctccagcagctcaggctccttcccgttagtcctcacaaagtgcgcttctctgggtggcgcaggctggcgcttcagctgaacccaggcacccttctctttggcttcctctttcttctgatcGCTCTCCTTCACCAGCTTCAGGAAGCCATCTCTGCTCTTCAGgtgcttgatgtgctcaatctgcacattgatcctcttggccagaatcttgcctttaacttgcttgtttacaatgatgcccacggcatgctgggtgacattgtagactcttccggttttgccGTGGTAACACTTCTGGGGCATTCCTTTctgaacagtgcccattcccttgatgtctacaatatcaTCCTACTTATAGATTcgcatgtatgtggccaaaggaacgactccatgtttcctaaaagatCTAGAGAACATATATTGagtacctctcctctttccttttgtgttcgtCATTTTGGCGAGTTACAGGAAGATGGCTGCCCCGGCGGACTAGGACAagtgtcttaaagcccacacagtgacacacctactccaacaaggccataccctctaatagtgccactccctggatccagcatatacaaaccattacattctactccctggccccaATAAGCTTGTCCGAACTCa is part of the Rattus norvegicus strain BN/NHsdMcwi chromosome 1, GRCr8, whole genome shotgun sequence genome and harbors:
- the Rpl21l7 gene encoding large ribosomal subunit protein eL21-like, with product MGTVQKGMPQKCYHGKTGRVYNVTQHAVGIIVNKQVKGKILAKRINVQIEHIKHLKSRDGFLKLVKESDQKKEEAKEKGAWVQLKRQPAPPREAHFVRTNGKEPELLEPSPYGLMA